In Carassius gibelio isolate Cgi1373 ecotype wild population from Czech Republic chromosome B13, carGib1.2-hapl.c, whole genome shotgun sequence, one genomic interval encodes:
- the LOC127969879 gene encoding tripartite motif-containing protein 29, which translates to MAELVSDTQNPLNCPICLNLLKNPVTTSCGHSFCMDCINGCWDRDASLRQAYSCPTCRATFDQRPALSKSTILAEIVEGMKRGVPAGPGDVKCDVCKGRKLKAIKSCLFCMASYGQTHIRPHYDSEAFKKHKLVNASSNLQQQICPQHHKALEIYCYNDRKCVCVVCMGDQHSGHQTVSAAAEMAKKQEELNIKKRDFTQKITDIGKKVQEFGKAVNSYKSSAQAAVQHSDRIFNELIRSIQKRRGEVRELIRAQEKKEIGQINEHIQKLEQEISNMKHENDKLEPILHTEDHIHFFQNYSSQPGLYLCTTSARDVNDLLTFKNVEESVSELKKQLVKLCEEHMGKISKKVADVQIFKTSRLLDMEPAVPALSSSSSSSDIKRKYKINIKGIVDLRTVFLLLLTLMMFCA; encoded by the exons ATGGCAGAACTTGTCTCTGACACTCAAAATCCTTTAAATTGCCCAATCTGTCTAAATCTGCTTAAGAACCCGGTGACTACATCTTGTGGGCACAGTTTCTGCATGGACTGTATAAATGGGTGCTGGGATCGAGATGCTTCTTTGAGACAAGCTTACAGCTGCCCTACATGCAGGGCAACATTCGACCAAAGACCAGCTCTCAGCAAAAGCACTATCCTGGCTGAAATTGTAGAGGGAATGAAACGGGGAGTTCCAGCTGGGCCTGGAGATGTGAAGTGTGATGTGTGTAAAGGAAGAAAACTCAAAGCCATTAAGTCTTGTCTGTTTTGTATGGCTTCATACGGTCAAACTCACATTCGGCCTCATTACGATTCTGAAGCTTTTAAAAAGCACAAGCTGGTAAATGCTTCCTCAAATCTACAGCAGCAGATCTGCCCTCAACATCATAAAGCGCTGGAGATTTACTGCTATAATGACCGgaagtgtgtttgtgtagttTGTATGGGGGATCAGCACAGTGGACATCAAACTGTCTCAGCTGCAGCTGAAATGGCTAAAAAACAG GAGgaactaaatataaaaaagaggGATTTCACTCAGAAAATCACTGACATAGGCAAGAAGGTCCAGGAATTTGGGAAGGCTGTGAATTCTTATAAG AGCTCTGCACAGGCAGCAGTGCAGCACAGTGACAGGATCTTCAATGAGCTCATCCGCTCTATTCAGAAAAGACGTGGTGAGGTGAGAGAACTGATCAGAGCTCAGGAGAAGAAGGAGATAGGACAGATCAATGAACACATACAGaaactggagcaggagatcagtAATATGAAACACGAGAATGATAAACTGGAGCCAATTTTACATACAGAGGATCACATTCATTTCTTCCAG AATTACTCTTCTCAGCCTGGACTGTATCTGTGCACAACTTCAGCCCGAGATGTCAATGACCTCCTGACATTTAAGAATGTAGAGGAATCTGTCTCAGAGCTGAAAAAACAACTGGTCAAACTCTGTGAAGAGCACATGGGCAAAATATCAAAGAAAG ttgctGATGTCCAAATTTTCAAAACTTCCAGGCTCCTAGACA TGGAACCAGCTGTACCAGCtttatcttcatcttcatcttcatcagacATTAAACGTAAGTATAAGATAAATATTAAAGGGATTGTGGACTTAAGGACAGTGTTTTTGTTATTACTTACTCTCATGATGTTCTGTGCATGA
- the LOC127970522 gene encoding MARCKS-related protein 1-A: MGAQLSKGEATVDEKAVADKANGQENGHVKTNGDASTKPDGEAVAADGNGTMEVAKEEAAKTEAGDGIEAAPATEGDATKSDGEAPKETKKKKKFSLKSSFKFKGISLKKNKKGSEEAAEPAAEPAAEPTATPTTEDKPEENSQAATETKEEEPAAAETNETPAPEAEAEPKAEAEPKEEAEEPKAEEPAQETEATPTEETTKSEETPAPVEETTPTTASDPDPEPAAE, translated from the exons ATGGGTGCTCAGTTATCTAAAGGTGAAGCTACAGTGGACGAAAAAGCTGTGGCTGATAAAGCCAATGGTCAG GAAAATGGCCATGTGAAAACCAATGGTGACGCATCTACCAAGCCAGATGGAGAAGCTGTGGCAGCAGACGGAAATGGAACCATGGAGGTTGCCAAGGAGGAGGCTGCCAAGACGGAGGCGGGAGATGGCATCGAAGCCGCCCCTGCTACAGAAGGCGACGCCACCAAATCTGACGGCGAAGCTCCAAAGGaaaccaagaagaagaagaaattctCACTGAAGAGCTCCTTCAAATTCAAGGGCATTTCCCTGAAGAAGAACAAGAAGGGAAGCGAGGAGGCAGCGGAGCCCGCAGCTGAGCCAGCAGCTGAGCCCACAGCCACGCCCACCACCGAAGACAAACCCGAGGAGAACAGCCAGGCTGCTACAGAGACCAAAGAGGAGGAGCCTGCTGCGGCAGAAACCAATGAGACACCGGCACCTGAGGCGGAGGCGGAGCCAAAAGCAGAGGCGGAGCCCAAAGAAGAGGCGGAGGAGCCTAAAGCAGAAGAGCCCGCCCAGGAAACAGAAGCCACGCCCACAGAGGAGACCACAAAATCTGAGGAGACCCCGGCTCCTGTTGAAGAGACCACGCCCACCACAGCCTCAGACCCGGACCCGGAGCCGGCTGCAGAGTGA